A stretch of DNA from Pirellulales bacterium:
GCATGGGTGGCAACTCATGATCGAATGAAAACGACAGCGCTCGGACATCCAGAGCGCTTGCCCCGTAACAAACATAGGCCAGGAAACCGGCGCCAATGGGCGCGAATTTCACCCTCTGATGCGTCGTTTTCGCCGCTTCGACGGCGCCTCTGGTCTGCGGTGTTTGGATTATGACGCTCTTTCCGGCAGGTGCCCTTGGCACGCCTAGCGGCCGACCGCCGCTAGGGATGTGGGGCAAAGCAATATTTTGCTGCTCCAGCCAGGGGCATGCGATGCGGGCACTCGAACATTAGAATGGCGTGCCTTGCAATTTCGTAGCGGCAGGCGATGGCATATGCGCGCATTGCATTGCCGCAAATCCTGCGATGGCTATGTTTGCTGATGTAACTCTGGTCCTACAGGAACTACCTCGCCGTGCCATTCGATCCCGTGTTGCAGCGCCGAATTATGGGGCATTTCGCCTCCGGTGTCACGATAGTCACAACGCAATTAGGCGGCGAGCAAACCGGCATGACCGTCAGCGCGTTCGCGTCGCTGTCGTTGAATCCGCCGTTGGTGCTGGTCTCGATCGACCGTTGCAGTTTCACCTATGAATTTCTGAAATCGTCGCGCTGCTTCGCCGTGAATATGCTCCGCCGCGATCAGGAAGACTTGTCGCGGCGCTTCGCCATGGCGGGGCCTAAGGATTTCAGCGATCTTCCATTGCACACCGCCGTGACCGGCGCGCCGATCCTCCACGGCGTGCTCGGCTGGGTCGATTGCCGCGTGGTCGAAGTGTATCGTGGTGGCGACCACGATATTTTCGTTGGCGAGATCGTCGCTGGCGAAGCAGGCGAAGGCGAACCACTGCTGTATTACTGCGGACGCTACCGACAAATCGAATCGACCGAGTAATGGCTCGGCCGCAACTCAGCGAGGCAACCTCACATGCGAATTGCCATTGGCTCCGATCATGCCGGTTATCGCTACAAACAAGCAATTATCGCGGAACTGTCGCAATGCGGACATGAAGTTCAAGACTTCGGAACCGACTCCGAATCGCCCGTCGACTATCCGCTGTTTATTCGTCCGGTGGCTCTGGCCGTGGCGGCTGGCGAGTTTGAACGCGGCATTGTGCTGGGAGGTTCCGGCAATGGCGAGGCGATGGCCGCCAATCGGGTGCTTGGAGTGCGCTGCGGATTGTGTTGGAACCTGGACTCCGCTCGGCTGGCGCGTCAGCACAACGATGCGAACCTGCTTTCGCTGGGCCAGCGCATGGTCTCGCTCGACGACGCCTTGGCGATTGTCCACGTCTGGCTCGACACCCCGTTTGAAGGGGGCCGACATGAGCGGCGCATTTATCTGCTCGATCATCCGCCAGAAGGACGCTGACCCGCCGACCAACTATTGCAGTTGTCGTTCGTCGACCAAATTCTCCGCGCGAATCACGCGGATCACGTCCTTGCCGGTCGGCGGCAGCAGATGCGTAAGTTGCGTCTCCTTCGCGTGATCCGCGAACCAAGTCACTGCCTTGCCGCGTCCAGAGTCCCAACTATTGGCTTGGTTGCGATCGTAAAACGTCTCGTCCACGATCGACGTCAATCGCGCCACGGCCGTGTCGCAATAGCGCAAGCCAACCGCCTCTGGTTCGGGACGCTTACGCAAATCGTCCAATAGCGGACGCAAATAGGCCAATCGGTTTCCGGTGTAGCGGTTGGTCACGCCGCGCACAAGGGCGGCATAGCGCTCGCTGACCGGGCCTGATTTTGGCTCGGCAACGAGCAGTTCGAGCAAAGCCGCTTGCTGATCGCTCGATCCAAAATCGGCGACCAGCGCCGCGGCGATCGAACGCTCGATCGGGTTGGCCCCAACCGCTGTTAACAACTCAGCGGCGTATTGCGTGGTGATCTGCGCGAGCGGATCGTCGGGCGCGTCGATCAATCGTTGCGCCACGCACAGCGAAAACGGTTCTCTTGCCGCTAGCGCGGCGCGCGCCACGGCGTCTACCGCTCCGCCTCGACGAGACCGCAGCATCCGCACCAGCGACTCGTAATCGCTGGGCGACCGCTTCAGCACCGGCGCGAATCTGGCGAGCAGGAGTTTCCAGGTCGCGGCATCGGGGCGCGGCCGCGGAAAATAGGTCCGCAAGTTGTGTTCCTGCACCGGCACGCGCGGACCAAACTGATACGAGTACATCTCTGCCAAAACGCGCTCCACGGGCCAGCGGTCGTATTCCAAGCGGAACAGCGCCGACATGGTTCCCGTGCGGTGGCGTCCTCCCTGGCAGTGCACCAGCACCGGATGATTGGCCGGGTCGTCAACGAGTTTGAAAAACTGCTCAAAGTGCCAAGGCGCCGGCCAAGGCCAACACGCTTCATCGCCCAAGGGCCAAGCGCGGTACGCAAGTCCCAACTGCCGCGCGAAGTCGATTTCCGTGTCGCCGCTGGGCTGACCAGGATCGAAGATGCCGCGCTTCAGCGTCGGGTTGAAACTCTGCAGCCGCACAATCGTTCGAATCCCCTTGTTGCTGGCCAGATAACGCACACCCATTTCGGTGGGCTGCCCAGTGCGATAGAAGACGCCCGCCCGCAGTTCTTGAAATCGCTTGGCGTGATAGATCCACCAAAGCTGCGACAGTCCGTAGACCACGCCGCCCAGTAGCAGCGCCAATACGAACCACCGCGCCGCTCGCGATGGTTGGGACCAGAAGCGTTGGATCATCCTCACCCACACCTGAGTTGCTGGCATTGCTGTCGTCCGAACCACCGGGGCGACTATAGGTGTGATCGACTTTTTGGGTCAACCCAAACACGTGCTAGCAGTTCGCGATTGTCAGTCTGCGCGGAATGGCGAGGTGAGTCGACCGCAGACTCCTTACCAGGTTCACGCAATCCATCAACGGCTTCTGAACTGGCGCGCAGTGCTTTACCAAGATTCACCTGCGAACTCAGCGTAGTTGGACGGCCAACGAAGTCGAAATGGCGCGGTCGGTCGCCAAAAGGTGGTTCAGGCCACGTACACAAGCGTTCCGTCTGGCATGAGCCGCGAGTTCGGATTGCGCGTATGCGGCTGCCGTTTTCCCTTGCCCATGATGTGCGTTACCGAATGCCCCGCGGCCACTAACCAATCGGCAATCAAGCTGCGATGACAGCGCCACGGCACAGCCTCGGCGCAAACCAAGGCGCATGTTTCCTGGTCGCACAACGCCAAGAGCCGTTCCATACCTTGTCGGAATTCCGGCGACTGCATGTATTTCGCGTAACCGCGAAAGCTGGCGTTTCGCCAATAGCCTCCCTCATCGGCCCCGCCGGCCGAGCGGCGCCCCCCCAATTCGGGAAGATGCGTATAGCCGATGCCGCGCTCCTCAAGTCCTTGCTGAAATGTATCGCCGGTGAAATGCGGAAACTTGCGCGAGCCCGGAAACCGGCGCACGTCGAGCACGCGCTGAACGCCGTTCTCCAAGAGCAGATCGGCGAACTCGTCGATCGACCGCGTCGAGTGGCCCAGCGTGTAGATCATGGCAAATCCCCAATCAGCGGGCATCCGCTTCTGAATCGGCCCGGATGCAACCTGGCGTCGAATCGGCCACTTCCCGCCATCTTGACGACGCGCGCCGCAGGGTGGGACACTGAAGCGGAACGTGGCGCCGATTCAGTGTCCCACGTTATGCCTCCATTTTGAACAGACTGGCTCATGGCGTGTCATCTCCTGTCGCGCGACAACCTGGCCGAGTCTTGATTGTCGACGACAATGTCGACATGGCCAATTTGATTGGCACGTTGGTCCAGCATTGTGGACACGAGTCGCGTGTCGTCAACGACGCCGTCCGCTCGTTGACCGTGGCCAGCGAGTTCAAGCCGAGCATTGCGCTCTTGGATATTGGACTGCCGGGCATGAACGGCTTTGAGCTCGCACGACAATTGCGACTGGTGCCGGGTTTGGAAGCGATCAAGTTAGTGGCGCTTACGGGGTATTCCGACGAGGATCACCGCCGCCGCGCGACCGAGGCGGGATTTGATGTCCATGTGGTGAAGCCGATCGCGCTAGCCCAGTTGCAGTCGGTCTTGAATGACGACCGAACAGCGTAACCGCGACCGCGCTTGCCCAAGTGACGCGCAATCCACTACGATCTTGCTAGCAGCAGCCGGCCTGTAGGCCACGATTGGCCCCACTAATTCGGCCCGTTCGGGCTGTGGCGCCGGCTGCCGACGCGCCTGCGACGTCGCACTTCCTGCCGCGGGCCTGAATGAACCCAGGGATTGCGCAGTGCGGTGTACCTGATACCCGATCACATTCCGGTCTCCACTTATCGGCTGCAGTTTGGGCCGAATTTGCGCTTCGCGCAAGCGTGCGAGCTGGTCGAATATTTAGCGGAGCTGGGCATCGGAGCGGCCTACGCCTCTCCCTTGGTGCGCGCCCGCGAGCATAGCACGCACGGCTACGACGTCGTCGATCATCGTCAGATCGACCCCGCGCTCGGCACAGATGAAGATTTTCGCCAATTGGCGGAGTCGCTGCAGCAGCACGGACTGGGGTTGATGATGGACGTCGTGCCGAATCATATGGGCATCGACGATCCCAACAACTTGTGGTGGCAAGACTTGCTGGAGAACGGCCGCAGTTCGGTCTATTCCAACTTTTTTGACGTCGATTGGGATCCGCCTAAAGACGCGCTCAAGCAAAAGGTGTTGTTGCCGATCCTCGGCGAGCAGTATGGCCGCGCGCTCGAAAACCAAGAGTTGCAGATTGTCTGGGAAGATCAGCGGCTCAAAGTCGCCTATCACGACCGCCGATTTCCTCTGGCGCCGCGCACCTGGGCCGACGTGCTGCGGCTGGCGCTCGAGGCGGTCGCGGTCGAAATGTCGCCCGACGATCCGGACCGCATGGAGCTGGAGAGCATTGCCACTGCGCTCGATAATCTGCCGCCGCAGGATGAATGCGATCCTGAACTGGTGCAGCAGCGCTACCGAGAAAAAGAAGTGGCGCGCCGCCGCCTGGCGGCGCTGGTCGAAATCAGCGCCGCGATTCGCGACGCTCTGAACGGCGCGCTGCGCGAACTTAATGGACGCCAGCACGACCCACGTAGTTTTGACCGCCTGGAGCAGTTGTTGTCGCGGCAACCCTATCGGCTCGCTTACTGGCGAGTGGCCACCGACGAGATCAACTACCGGCGCTTCTTCGACATCAACGAACTGGCGGCCATTCGCGTCGAGGACCCCGAAGTGTTCGAGGCGGTGCATGCCTTGCAGTTCGAGTTCATCCGCCGGGGCTGGGTTACGGCCCTGCGGATCGACCATCCCGATGGCCTGCTCGATCCACAGCAATATTTCGAAAACCTGCAGGACGCGTACCGGCAACTTGGTCAGACGCCCGATGCTCCACCGCCTGGGCCCCCCGCCAGTTTCTACATCGCGGTGGAGAAAATCCTCGCCCACGACGAAACGCTGTGCGCCGCATGGCCGGTGAATGGCACCACCGGCTACGACTTTTTGAATTTGCTGAACGGGCTCTTTGTGCACCGCGAAGGCGCCGTGCGGCTCAGGCAGTGCTATGCCCGCTTCATCGACGCGCCCAGTCGCTTTGCCGACGTGCTCTACGCGAGCAAGAAGACGATCCTGAACGTTTCCATGTCCAGCGAACTGCATGTGCTGGCCGGACAACTGGATCGCATCTCGGAGCAGCACCGTTGGTCGCGGGATTTCACGCGCACGTCGCTGCGCCGCGCGCTGCGCGAGGTGATTGCCTGCTTCCCCGTGTATCGCACCTACATCCGGCCGGGCGAAAGCCAACCCACCGAAGATGACCGTCGCCGCATTGCCACCGCGATTCGCTTCGCCAAGCGGCGCAACCCCGAAATGAGCTCGGCGTTTTTTGACTTCATCGCCTCGGTGCTCTTGCTGGAGGATCCCGATGGCCTCTCGGACGAAGAGATCGCGGTGCGCCGCGATTTCGTGTTCAAGTTCCAACAGGTCACCGGGCCGGTCACGGCCAAAGGAGTGGAAGACACGGCGTTTTACCGCGACTATCCGTTGGCCTCGTTGAACGAAGTAGGTGGCGACCCGGCGATTCCCGGCGTAAGCCTCGATCAGTTTCATCGGCGCAATATCGAGCGGCACAGTGCTTGGCCCTTCTCCATGTTGGCCACCGCCACGCACGACACCAAGCGCGGCGAGGACACGCGGGCTCGGCTCAACGTGCTCGCCGAAATGCCCGATGAATGGGCCGAAATCGTGGCCCACTGGAGCGAGTTGAACGCCTCTCGGCAAATCGATGTCGATGGCGTCATGGCCCCGGACAAAAACGAAGAGTACTTGCTTTACCAAACCCTGCTGGGCGTCTGGCCACTGGCCGCGCCCAACGAGGCGGAACGCTCCGCACTG
This window harbors:
- a CDS encoding response regulator, with protein sequence MSSPVARQPGRVLIVDDNVDMANLIGTLVQHCGHESRVVNDAVRSLTVASEFKPSIALLDIGLPGMNGFELARQLRLVPGLEAIKLVALTGYSDEDHRRRATEAGFDVHVVKPIALAQLQSVLNDDRTA
- a CDS encoding flavin reductase family protein, producing the protein MPFDPVLQRRIMGHFASGVTIVTTQLGGEQTGMTVSAFASLSLNPPLVLVSIDRCSFTYEFLKSSRCFAVNMLRRDQEDLSRRFAMAGPKDFSDLPLHTAVTGAPILHGVLGWVDCRVVEVYRGGDHDIFVGEIVAGEAGEGEPLLYYCGRYRQIESTE
- the treY gene encoding malto-oligosyltrehalose synthase; translated protein: MRSAVYLIPDHIPVSTYRLQFGPNLRFAQACELVEYLAELGIGAAYASPLVRAREHSTHGYDVVDHRQIDPALGTDEDFRQLAESLQQHGLGLMMDVVPNHMGIDDPNNLWWQDLLENGRSSVYSNFFDVDWDPPKDALKQKVLLPILGEQYGRALENQELQIVWEDQRLKVAYHDRRFPLAPRTWADVLRLALEAVAVEMSPDDPDRMELESIATALDNLPPQDECDPELVQQRYREKEVARRRLAALVEISAAIRDALNGALRELNGRQHDPRSFDRLEQLLSRQPYRLAYWRVATDEINYRRFFDINELAAIRVEDPEVFEAVHALQFEFIRRGWVTALRIDHPDGLLDPQQYFENLQDAYRQLGQTPDAPPPGPPASFYIAVEKILAHDETLCAAWPVNGTTGYDFLNLLNGLFVHREGAVRLRQCYARFIDAPSRFADVLYASKKTILNVSMSSELHVLAGQLDRISEQHRWSRDFTRTSLRRALREVIACFPVYRTYIRPGESQPTEDDRRRIATAIRFAKRRNPEMSSAFFDFIASVLLLEDPDGLSDEEIAVRRDFVFKFQQVTGPVTAKGVEDTAFYRDYPLASLNEVGGDPAIPGVSLDQFHRRNIERHSAWPFSMLATATHDTKRGEDTRARLNVLAEMPDEWAEIVAHWSELNASRQIDVDGVMAPDKNEEYLLYQTLLGVWPLAAPNEAERSALVERILQYLDKAFKEAKVHTSWLNPNQEHDAAVADFARTILDPAQSPEFLHELTRLVDHVASAGFTNSLAQTLIKIAAPGVPDFYQGTELWDFSLVDPDNRRPVDFGARQALLSELDAAAESNLNETVRGLLAAWPDPRVKMFVVSRALRYRRAHADLFLRGGYVPLNVEGSRAEHVCAFARQHEGRHVVCVTPRFTLAAWREANASPATGAAGWRPAAWWRGTTLRLPAEMAVECRDCLTERWVGASQDRAIDVADVLAQFPVALLEG
- the rpiB gene encoding ribose 5-phosphate isomerase B is translated as MRIAIGSDHAGYRYKQAIIAELSQCGHEVQDFGTDSESPVDYPLFIRPVALAVAAGEFERGIVLGGSGNGEAMAANRVLGVRCGLCWNLDSARLARQHNDANLLSLGQRMVSLDDALAIVHVWLDTPFEGGRHERRIYLLDHPPEGR
- a CDS encoding tyrosine-protein phosphatase; its protein translation is MPATQVWVRMIQRFWSQPSRAARWFVLALLLGGVVYGLSQLWWIYHAKRFQELRAGVFYRTGQPTEMGVRYLASNKGIRTIVRLQSFNPTLKRGIFDPGQPSGDTEIDFARQLGLAYRAWPLGDEACWPWPAPWHFEQFFKLVDDPANHPVLVHCQGGRHRTGTMSALFRLEYDRWPVERVLAEMYSYQFGPRVPVQEHNLRTYFPRPRPDAATWKLLLARFAPVLKRSPSDYESLVRMLRSRRGGAVDAVARAALAAREPFSLCVAQRLIDAPDDPLAQITTQYAAELLTAVGANPIERSIAAALVADFGSSDQQAALLELLVAEPKSGPVSERYAALVRGVTNRYTGNRLAYLRPLLDDLRKRPEPEAVGLRYCDTAVARLTSIVDETFYDRNQANSWDSGRGKAVTWFADHAKETQLTHLLPPTGKDVIRVIRAENLVDERQLQ
- a CDS encoding DUF488 domain-containing protein, with translation MIYTLGHSTRSIDEFADLLLENGVQRVLDVRRFPGSRKFPHFTGDTFQQGLEERGIGYTHLPELGGRRSAGGADEGGYWRNASFRGYAKYMQSPEFRQGMERLLALCDQETCALVCAEAVPWRCHRSLIADWLVAAGHSVTHIMGKGKRQPHTRNPNSRLMPDGTLVYVA